From a region of the Lactuca sativa cultivar Salinas chromosome 4, Lsat_Salinas_v11, whole genome shotgun sequence genome:
- the LOC111910706 gene encoding uncharacterized protein LOC111910706, producing MMLIFCEPGNVCKLWNGHYDCLSEDYTKQFGCAERVQNRVLIDIRVFLESMSKKLSDYDLPNVSAHIDLQSRGYREVQEEYSINVEYKDLHVRDSLNLDQKFAYDEIIRHVDQNIMGVFFIDDPVGTGKTILYKTLLANIRARGLITHATATSGVAANNMPGGRTTHSRFGIPLNIDNNSMCKITKQGGKAQILHEAKVIIWDEVAMAKRHAVEEVDRTMQDITYKKLPFSGKIMVMGGDFRQVLPVVRHGTRAQIFDSILRMSPLWASVKRLQLNINTRVVNDPWFSDFLLRVGDGKEETLDESYIRIPDNMSIPCTDKIKPVDALIDPIFPSLQSNGADSQFIISRAILSTKNESVDEINNKLIERFSGEQKVYYSFNEGEYDKNNLYPMEYLNSLNVSGVPPHYLRLNIGCPVILLLNIDPSTGLCNGTRLICRASQQNVIDAEIVVGQHAGKIGFLPRIPLCLSDDEMFPFKLNKTQFPIQLSFSMTMNKAQGQTIPNVGVYLPESIFSHGQLYVALSRGISRVNTKVLVKPEKTFDNDGIYTSNVV from the coding sequence ATGATGCTAATTTTTTGTGAACCAGGAAATGTTTGCAAGTTATGGAACGGCCACTATGATTGTCTTTCTGAAGATTATACGAAACAATTTGGATGTGCCGAACGAGTGCAAAATAGGGTCCTCATCGACATTAGAGTCTTCCTAGAATCTATGAGTAAAAAGCTTAGTGATTACGACCTTCCAAATGTCAGTGCACACATCGATTTACAATCAAGAGGCTATCGTGAGGTGCAAGAAGAATACTCTATAAATGTGGAATATAAAGACTTACATGTGCGAGACTCTCTCAATCTAGACCAAAAGTTTGCATATGATGAGATAATAAGGCATGTGGATCAAAATATTATGGGTGTGTTCTTCATAGATGATCCCGTTGGAACTGGAAAGACAATTTTGTACAAAACTTTGTTGGCCAATATTCGTGCTCGTGGTCTTATTACACATGCAACTGCCACGTCAGGTGTTGCGGCTAACAACATGCCAGGAGGGAGAACAACTCATTCACGATTTGGAATTCCCCTCAATATTGATAATAACTCGATGTGCAAGATCACTAAACAAGGTGGGAAGGCTCAGATACTTCACGAGGCAAAGGTAATCATATGGGATGAAGTAGCAATGGCTAAGAGGCACGCAGTAGAAGAAGTTGATCGGACAATGCAAGACATCACATATAAGAAGCTCCCTTTCAGTGGAAAGATAATGGTTATGGGAGGTGACTTTAGACAAGTGTTGCCGGTCGTGAGACATGGCACTCGAGCACAAATTTTCGACTCTATATTACGAATGTCACCTCTATGGGCTTCAGTTAAAAGGCTTCAATTAAATATCAACACGAGAGTGGTAAATGACCCATGGTTTTCTGATTTTTTATTACGAGTCGGTGATGGAAAGGAGGAAACATTGGACGAGTCCTATATTCGTATACCTGATAACATGTCCATTCCATGCACTGATAAAATTAAACCAGTGGACGCTCTGATTGATCCAATATTTCCTTCTTTGCAATCTAACGGCGCCGATTCACAATTTATCATTTCGAGGGCGATACTGTCAACTAAAAATGAAAGTGTTGATGAGATTAATAATAAGTTGATCGAACGATTTTCTGGTGAGCAAAAAGTTTACTATagttttaatgaaggagaatatGACAAAAATAACTTATATCCAATGGAATATTTGAACTCGCTAAATGTTAGTGGTGTACCCCCTCATTATCTTCGGTTAAACATTGGGTGCCCTGTAATACTTTTGCTAAATATCGATCCTTCAACTGGGTTATGTAATGGCACCAGATTGATATGTAGAGCTTCCCAACAAAATGTCATTGATGCAGAGATAGTTGTTGGCCAACATGCTGGAAAAATAGGGTTTTTACCAAGAATTCCTCTATGTCTGTCTGACGATGAGATGTTCCCATTCAAACTTAACAAAACACAGTTTCCAATTCAGCTTAGTTTCTCTATGACAATGAATAAAGCTCAAGGACAAACAATTCCAAATGTAGGTGTTTATCTACCAGAATCGATATTCTCACATGGCCAACTTTATGTGGCATTGTCCAGAGGAATATCACGTGTCAATACCAAGGTATTAGTAAAGCCGGAAAAAACGTTTGATAATGATGGAATCTACACATCAAATGTTGTGTAG